The following are encoded together in the Anaerolineae bacterium genome:
- a CDS encoding prolyl oligopeptidase family serine peptidase has translation MPLFDLPLEQLRTYRPERREPADFDAFWAQSLAEARAHPLAAQFEPADFKLKTIDCYDVTFAGYDGQSVRGWFMVPHGATGPLPCVVQYIGYGGGRSYPLDWLVWSCAGYAHLVMDTRGQGSTWRHGDTPDLPTAGANPFHPGFMTQGILDPVTYYYRRVFVDAVRAVETALSHPLVDARRIAVAGGSQGGGIALAVSGLIPDVVAVAMPDVPFLCHYRRATELVDTDPYAEITRYCKIHRDKVDTVFNTLSYFDGVNFAVRARARALFSVGLMDDICPPSTVFAAYNYYAGEKDIRIWSYNNHEGGGAHHQLEQLRFLADLWG, from the coding sequence ATGCCTCTGTTTGATTTGCCTCTGGAGCAGTTGCGCACGTATCGGCCAGAGCGCCGGGAACCGGCCGATTTTGATGCCTTCTGGGCGCAGTCGCTGGCGGAAGCGCGGGCGCATCCGCTGGCGGCGCAGTTCGAGCCGGCGGACTTCAAGCTCAAGACGATCGATTGCTACGATGTCACCTTCGCTGGTTATGATGGCCAGTCGGTGCGCGGTTGGTTCATGGTGCCGCATGGGGCGACCGGGCCGCTGCCTTGCGTGGTGCAGTATATCGGTTATGGCGGCGGGCGCAGCTATCCCCTGGACTGGCTGGTCTGGTCCTGCGCCGGGTACGCTCACCTGGTCATGGATACCCGCGGGCAGGGCAGTACCTGGCGTCATGGTGACACGCCCGACCTGCCTACCGCCGGGGCCAACCCTTTCCATCCTGGCTTCATGACGCAGGGCATTCTCGACCCGGTGACGTACTACTACCGGCGCGTTTTTGTGGACGCCGTGCGGGCGGTTGAAACGGCGCTCAGCCACCCGCTGGTGGATGCCAGGCGGATCGCCGTAGCAGGCGGCAGCCAGGGCGGAGGAATCGCGCTGGCGGTCAGCGGCCTGATCCCGGATGTGGTGGCTGTTGCCATGCCCGATGTGCCGTTCCTGTGCCACTACCGGCGCGCTACCGAACTGGTGGACACCGATCCGTACGCAGAGATCACACGCTACTGCAAGATTCACCGCGACAAGGTGGACACGGTCTTCAATACCCTGTCTTACTTTGACGGTGTGAATTTCGCCGTTCGCGCCCGCGCCAGGGCGCTCTTCTCTGTCGGTCTAATGGACGACATCTGCCCGCCCAGCACCGTCTTTGCCGCCTACAACTACTACGCCGGCGAAAAGGACATCCGCATCTGGTCATACAATAACCACGAGGGCGGGGGTGCTCATCACCAGCTGGAACAACTGCGCTTCCTGGCCGATCTGTGGGGGTGA
- a CDS encoding pyridoxal phosphate-dependent aminotransferase, protein MTLTDRATGTVDVPLPSIDPELISADYLAWARQMGTRLAARSGCYNLFSSAVREPLDLLMTDLQAIGWAVLQERANRTSSWGHPDLISGIQRHYGIHDPARILITSGASMAFVLAALALVEPGEHALLESPVYQPFRTVLLRRGAHISHFTRDAASGQPDLAMLETLIRPETRLIVLTNLHNPGGTRLDDAMLQQIAAIADRTGATIVTDEVFHDLAPDGPGYSRTAALLADNIVSISSLSKAYGLGRLRVGWMIAAPPIMARLQEVHVTFETSLSSLDQAAASVVFDNLPRYRQHGQEAVAMNRPAVLRFAAEMIAAGRLEGAVPPYGCVWFPRLCGLAESDALVEHLREHCGVAVVPGRYFGAPAHIRLGFGGDPAQVSAGLARLAEALLALPGGQPCP, encoded by the coding sequence GTGACCCTTACTGACCGGGCAACCGGCACCGTGGATGTTCCTTTGCCCAGTATCGATCCTGAACTGATCAGCGCTGATTATCTCGCCTGGGCGCGGCAGATGGGAACCCGTCTGGCCGCGCGCAGCGGGTGCTATAACCTGTTCAGCAGCGCCGTCCGGGAGCCGCTCGACCTGCTGATGACCGATCTGCAGGCCATTGGCTGGGCCGTTTTACAGGAACGCGCCAATCGGACATCTTCCTGGGGTCATCCTGATCTCATCAGCGGTATCCAGCGTCATTACGGCATTCACGATCCGGCGCGCATCCTGATCACCAGTGGCGCATCCATGGCCTTCGTGCTGGCGGCGCTGGCGCTGGTGGAACCGGGGGAACATGCGCTGCTCGAATCGCCAGTTTATCAGCCCTTCCGGACGGTGTTGCTCCGCCGGGGGGCGCACATCTCCCACTTCACCCGCGACGCCGCCAGTGGTCAGCCTGACCTGGCCATGCTGGAAACGCTGATCCGGCCCGAAACGCGCCTGATTGTGCTGACCAACCTTCACAACCCCGGCGGTACGCGGCTGGACGATGCGATGCTGCAACAGATCGCGGCCATCGCCGACCGCACCGGCGCGACCATCGTCACCGACGAGGTCTTTCATGATCTCGCGCCGGATGGCCCCGGTTACAGCCGGACGGCGGCCCTGCTGGCGGACAACATCGTCAGTATCAGCAGCCTGTCCAAAGCCTACGGGCTGGGGCGGCTGCGCGTCGGCTGGATGATCGCCGCGCCGCCGATCATGGCTCGCCTGCAGGAAGTGCACGTCACGTTTGAAACCAGCCTCTCGTCGCTGGACCAGGCGGCGGCGTCAGTCGTCTTTGACAACCTGCCGCGCTACCGCCAGCACGGCCAGGAAGCTGTCGCCATGAATCGCCCGGCTGTCCTCCGTTTTGCCGCGGAGATGATCGCCGCTGGCCGTCTGGAGGGGGCGGTGCCGCCGTATGGCTGCGTGTGGTTCCCTCGCCTGTGCGGGTTAGCGGAGAGCGACGCGCTGGTGGAACACCTGCGAGAACACTGCGGAGTCGCGGTCGTGCCGGGGCGATACTTTGGCGCGCCAGCCCACATCCGGTTGGGCTTCGGCGGCGACCCGGCGCAGGTCAGCGCGGGGTTGGCGCGGCTGGCCGAGGCGCTACTGGCGCTACCCGGCGGCCAGCCCTGCCCGTAG